From Rutidosis leptorrhynchoides isolate AG116_Rl617_1_P2 chromosome 3, CSIRO_AGI_Rlap_v1, whole genome shotgun sequence, a single genomic window includes:
- the LOC139897486 gene encoding nuclear transcription factor Y subunit B-7-like → MEDVRQGKRSLENPCSKNNNDNNNNNNKEQDRFLPIANVGRIMKKVIPANGKISKDAKETVQECVSEFISFITGEASDKCQQEKRKTINGDDIIWAITTLGFEEYVDPLKQYLLKYRELEGDKVNNNVPKQQQCIEQHNATNVLPYENVYSSSAASMMSQPPFLTTSHDQSFGLPFSPNSIQTQIHNQQESIDYVGHW, encoded by the coding sequence ATGGAAGATGTTAGGCAAGGAAAAAGAAGCCTAGAAAACCCTTGTTCGAAGAACAACAacgataacaacaataacaataacaaagaACAGGACCGGTTCTTACCAATAGCAAACGTAGGACGAATTATGAAAAAAGTTATCCCGGCAAATGGGAAAATCTCAAAAGATGCAAAAGAAACCGTTCAAGAATGTGTATCGGAATTCATTAGCTTCATAACGGGAGAAGCCTCAGATAAATGCCAACAAGAGAAAAGAAAGACAATCAACGGTGATGATATAATATGGGCTATTACGACATTAGGGTTCGAAGAATATGTGGACCCACTCAAACAGTATCTTCTCAAGTATCGAGAGTTAGAAGGAGATAAGGTTAACAACAATGTACCGAAGCAACAACAATGCATTGAACAACATAATGCTACAAATGTTTTGCCATACGAAAATGTTTATTCATCTTCGGCCGCAAGTATGATGTCTCAACCACCTTTCTTAACGACATCTCATGACCAATCTTTTGGTTTGCCGTTTTCACCTAATTCAATTCAGACACAAATACATAATCAACAAGAAAGTATTGATTATGTTGGACATTGGTAA